A genome region from Psychrobacter jeotgali includes the following:
- a CDS encoding nicotinate phosphoribosyltransferase — translation MYTGSFNNLILNSDSYKTSHWLQYPPGSEYMSSYVEARKGDYDTVFFGLQAFIKEYLQAPITSTHIDEAEMVIKAHGLPFNRAGWERLVEKHGGYLPIRIQALPEGSIVPVSNVVCQIVNTDPEFYWLPSYLETTLLRAIWYPSTVASLSYYCKNVIKTALEKSADNTDSLPFKLHDFGARGASSMETAALGSLANLVNFSGTDSMTALVAASRWYGMDKDMPAFSIPAAEHSTMTAWGRQRETQAYENMLDQFGGDGNTVAVVSDSYDLWNAIDNIWGDALKDKVETMGGTLVIRPDSGDPAKVVREALERLAVKFGTTINSKGYKVLPDYIRLIQGDGINPQSLGKILNTIMEAGFSAENVTFGMGGGLLQQVNRDTMSWAMKASAIQIDGEWIDIFKDPITSRAKRSKKGRLALVKDSNGTLNTIKEQALENPADNLLQDVFVDGKLLVDDSLTTIRERTGW, via the coding sequence ATGTACACTGGTAGTTTTAATAATTTAATCTTAAATTCAGACAGCTATAAGACCTCACACTGGCTACAATATCCGCCGGGTAGTGAATATATGTCAAGCTACGTTGAAGCTCGTAAAGGTGACTACGATACGGTGTTTTTTGGCCTGCAAGCCTTTATTAAAGAGTATTTGCAAGCGCCCATTACCAGCACTCATATTGATGAAGCTGAAATGGTCATCAAAGCGCACGGTCTACCCTTTAATCGAGCCGGTTGGGAGCGCTTGGTCGAAAAACATGGCGGTTATCTGCCTATACGTATTCAAGCGCTTCCGGAAGGCAGTATCGTACCGGTATCAAACGTGGTCTGCCAAATCGTCAATACGGATCCTGAATTTTACTGGTTACCCAGCTACCTTGAGACTACCCTGCTGCGGGCTATTTGGTACCCTTCTACCGTCGCTAGCTTATCTTACTATTGCAAAAACGTGATCAAAACGGCGCTAGAGAAATCTGCTGATAATACTGACAGCTTACCCTTTAAACTGCATGATTTTGGTGCGCGCGGGGCTTCCAGCATGGAGACCGCTGCACTCGGTAGCCTTGCTAATCTGGTCAATTTCTCCGGTACCGATAGCATGACGGCATTGGTTGCCGCCAGTCGCTGGTACGGTATGGATAAAGACATGCCGGCGTTCTCTATTCCTGCCGCTGAGCACAGTACCATGACTGCTTGGGGACGCCAGCGTGAAACCCAGGCTTATGAGAATATGTTGGATCAGTTCGGTGGGGACGGCAATACCGTGGCGGTAGTCTCTGACAGCTATGACTTATGGAATGCTATAGATAATATCTGGGGCGATGCGCTCAAAGATAAGGTTGAAACTATGGGCGGCACCCTAGTGATCCGTCCTGATAGCGGCGATCCGGCTAAAGTAGTACGTGAAGCGCTGGAGCGCCTAGCAGTGAAGTTTGGCACCACCATTAATAGTAAGGGCTATAAAGTCTTGCCTGACTATATACGTCTCATTCAAGGCGATGGTATCAATCCGCAAAGTTTAGGCAAAATACTTAATACTATTATGGAAGCTGGCTTTAGTGCGGAAAACGTCACCTTTGGCATGGGCGGCGGTCTGCTGCAGCAAGTCAACCGTGACACCATGAGCTGGGCGATGAAAGCCAGCGCTATCCAAATCGATGGCGAATGGATAGATATCTTTAAAGACCCCATAACTAGCCGTGCTAAACGCTCCAAAAAAGGCCGCTTGGCGCTGGTTAAAGACAGTAACGGCACGCTTAACACTATTAAAGAACAAGCCTTAGAAAATCCGGCGGATAATCTATTACAAGACGTGTTTGTCGATGGCAAATTATTGGTTGACGATAGTCTGACTACTATTCGGGAGCGCACGGGATGGTAA
- a CDS encoding carboxymuconolactone decarboxylase family protein: MSKSFNDITKHVSSNMVKLHKNIPETSKAFSQLSSASTVDGVLDKKTKELIALALAVGARCDACIGFHTKALVRLGATEQEVAETLGVCVAMGGGPSMMYAAEAVASFEEFSKDK, encoded by the coding sequence ATGAGTAAGTCATTTAACGATATCACCAAACACGTCTCGAGCAATATGGTTAAGCTGCACAAAAACATTCCAGAGACTAGCAAAGCCTTTTCTCAGCTTAGTAGCGCCTCAACCGTAGATGGTGTTTTAGATAAAAAAACCAAAGAGCTTATCGCGCTAGCATTAGCGGTCGGGGCACGCTGTGATGCCTGTATCGGCTTTCATACCAAAGCATTGGTTAGGCTTGGTGCTACCGAACAAGAAGTCGCTGAAACCCTCGGCGTATGTGTCGCGATGGGCGGCGGCCCGTCAATGATGTATGCTGCCGAAGCGGTTGCCTCCTTTGAAGAGTTTAGCAAAGATAAGTAA
- a CDS encoding type B 50S ribosomal protein L31: protein MRKDIHPNYQEVLFHDTNADVYFLTRSTANTKATREYEGKEYPYYPLDISSASHPFYTGEQRKSSTEGRVASFNKRFGAFGGRSKKSSAE from the coding sequence ATGCGTAAAGATATCCATCCTAATTATCAAGAAGTATTATTCCACGACACTAACGCTGACGTGTATTTTTTGACTCGTTCAACCGCTAATACTAAAGCGACTCGTGAATACGAAGGTAAAGAATACCCATACTACCCACTTGATATCTCAAGTGCCTCGCATCCGTTCTATACTGGCGAGCAGCGTAAAAGCTCTACTGAAGGTCGTGTTGCTAGCTTTAACAAGCGTTTTGGTGCTTTTGGTGGCCGTAGCAAAAAATCTTCTGCTGAGTAA
- a CDS encoding dual specificity protein phosphatase family protein, which yields MNPLSSSRLINNRPTKHWRQRYKSALSLSLISLLVSCQLTACSPNQEVVPLPESAIEIDDSVNLYQVDNLLFRSEQLGLADIPLLIDNDIDAIINLRYFNQTANDELLDKIVEDTSVTLYNQPLKAWNVTPQEIAQVLSQIKALQDQNKRVLVHCYHGADRTGLIVAMYRIIEQGWSIEDAKQEMTAGGYGYHPIWINLEKMLDPITLNAVREQL from the coding sequence ATGAATCCATTATCTAGTAGTCGCTTGATCAATAACCGCCCAACTAAGCATTGGCGACAGCGCTATAAATCAGCACTGAGTCTGAGCCTCATAAGTCTACTAGTAAGCTGCCAGTTAACTGCTTGTAGTCCCAATCAGGAGGTCGTGCCTCTACCCGAGAGCGCAATCGAAATTGACGATTCAGTTAATTTATATCAGGTTGATAATTTATTATTTCGCAGCGAGCAATTGGGTTTAGCTGACATTCCATTGTTAATAGATAATGATATTGACGCTATTATTAATCTGCGCTACTTCAATCAAACAGCAAACGATGAGCTATTAGATAAGATCGTTGAAGATACGTCCGTGACTTTATACAATCAACCTCTTAAAGCATGGAATGTAACGCCGCAGGAGATTGCACAAGTACTCAGCCAGATAAAGGCTCTACAAGATCAAAACAAGCGAGTTTTGGTTCATTGCTATCATGGCGCGGATCGAACAGGATTGATTGTAGCTATGTATCGCATTATTGAGCAAGGCTGGTCGATTGAGGATGCCAAGCAGGAGATGACGGCTGGAGGGTATGGCTATCATCCCATTTGGATAAATCTTGAAAAAATGCTAGACCCTATAACGCTCAATGCGGTACGTGAACAACTATAA
- a CDS encoding O-acetylhomoserine aminocarboxypropyltransferase/cysteine synthase family protein produces MSDDQANNVNNQRLETLAIHAGYSVEPTTKAVAVPIYHTSSYAFDDTQHGADLFDLKVAGNIYTRIMNPTNAVLEERVAALEGGIGALAVASGMAAITYAVQTICEMGDNIIAVSTLYGGTYNFFAHTLPRQGIEVRFFDHRNPEAIHDLIDEKTKMVFAESIGNPLGNIVDIQAISDIAHEYGVPVVIDNTVATPALCRPFEFGADIIVHSLTKYMSGTGTSIGGAIVDSGNFSWGDHPERFPLLNTPDVSYHGVNFVKDVGAAAYIARARVAPLRNTGAALSPLNAFSILQGMQTLSLRMERHVENAQAVAEYLRDHDKVAWIKYAGLTDHPDHELAQKYMKGTPSAILTFGVKGGREAGAHFIDALNLITRLVNIGDAKSLASHPATTTHRQLNEQELEQAGVSEDMVRLSIGIEHIDDIKADLEQALASA; encoded by the coding sequence ATGAGTGATGATCAAGCAAATAATGTTAATAATCAGCGCTTAGAAACTTTAGCCATTCATGCCGGTTATAGTGTTGAGCCGACGACCAAAGCCGTAGCCGTACCGATTTATCATACCAGCTCCTACGCTTTTGATGATACCCAGCACGGCGCAGATTTATTTGATCTAAAGGTCGCAGGTAATATTTATACTCGTATCATGAACCCAACCAATGCGGTATTAGAAGAGCGGGTGGCGGCATTAGAAGGTGGTATTGGTGCCTTGGCGGTAGCTTCTGGAATGGCAGCTATCACTTATGCGGTGCAAACTATTTGTGAGATGGGCGACAATATCATAGCGGTTTCTACCCTTTATGGTGGCACTTATAATTTCTTTGCCCATACTTTGCCGCGTCAAGGTATCGAGGTGCGCTTCTTTGATCATCGAAATCCAGAAGCTATTCATGACTTAATCGATGAAAAAACCAAAATGGTTTTTGCCGAGAGTATCGGTAATCCTTTGGGTAATATTGTTGATATTCAGGCCATAAGTGATATCGCTCATGAATATGGGGTGCCAGTGGTGATTGACAATACTGTGGCTACGCCCGCGCTTTGCCGTCCGTTTGAGTTTGGTGCTGATATTATCGTTCATTCGTTGACTAAATATATGAGCGGCACCGGTACTTCAATCGGCGGCGCTATTGTCGATAGTGGCAACTTCTCTTGGGGCGATCATCCCGAGCGTTTTCCATTATTGAATACGCCTGATGTCAGCTATCATGGGGTAAACTTTGTAAAAGACGTGGGCGCAGCAGCTTATATTGCCCGAGCTCGTGTGGCTCCTCTGCGTAATACAGGGGCAGCGCTCAGTCCTCTGAACGCTTTTAGTATTCTGCAAGGTATGCAAACCCTGAGTCTGCGTATGGAGCGCCATGTAGAAAATGCGCAAGCAGTTGCTGAATACTTACGTGACCATGATAAGGTCGCTTGGATTAAATATGCAGGACTCACCGATCATCCTGATCATGAGCTGGCACAAAAGTATATGAAAGGTACGCCTTCAGCGATTTTGACTTTCGGCGTAAAAGGCGGCCGCGAGGCTGGTGCGCATTTTATTGACGCGCTAAACTTAATTACTCGTTTGGTCAATATTGGCGATGCCAAGTCTCTAGCTAGCCACCCAGCAACCACTACCCACCGTCAGTTGAATGAGCAAGAGCTTGAGCAAGCAGGCGTGAGTGAAGATATGGTACGTTTGTCTATTGGTATTGAACATATTGACGATATCAAAGCCGATTTAGAGCAGGCTTTAGCGTCCGCTTAA
- a CDS encoding COG4315 family predicted lipoprotein has product MKRILMLSALTGVLAVSGCTTMKNMVGMDTTGTHEVKSTASNTVPVTSKNGVLVDSKNHMTLYTFDKDSMNKSECGAACLVAWPAFKAPSNAKATGQFTAFQREDGSYQWAVNGKPLYFYANDTKVGDVDGDNKGGVWHVVKTK; this is encoded by the coding sequence ATGAAGCGTATTTTGATGTTATCGGCACTAACAGGAGTTCTGGCCGTCAGTGGTTGTACGACTATGAAAAATATGGTTGGTATGGACACCACAGGGACACACGAAGTCAAGTCTACCGCCAGTAATACAGTACCCGTAACCAGTAAAAACGGTGTGCTAGTTGATTCAAAAAATCACATGACGCTATATACCTTTGACAAAGACAGTATGAATAAATCAGAGTGCGGCGCAGCTTGCTTGGTTGCGTGGCCAGCATTTAAAGCACCCAGCAACGCTAAAGCCACCGGTCAGTTTACCGCCTTCCAGCGTGAAGATGGCAGCTATCAGTGGGCAGTCAATGGCAAACCGCTATATTTTTATGCCAATGACACCAAAGTAGGTGACGTCGATGGTGACAATAAAGGCGGCGTCTGGCACGTGGTTAAGACCAAATAA
- a CDS encoding CinA family protein, whose amino-acid sequence MFDKCAKLLAENQLTITFIESATAGYLAHKFSLTDYSGDILMGGLVCYDDWVKKNVLKISSQIMSEHTSESLAVTRELIKKSKAIFESDVYVACTGLVKEGGSETIEKPVGTFFYCIDYKDQIYDFHCFCEGSPDEKLSNLSARICKSIIEVVAG is encoded by the coding sequence ATGTTTGATAAATGTGCCAAACTATTAGCAGAGAACCAGCTAACCATTACCTTTATTGAGAGTGCAACGGCAGGCTATCTAGCGCATAAATTTTCACTCACCGATTATTCAGGTGATATATTGATGGGTGGATTGGTTTGTTATGACGACTGGGTCAAAAAGAATGTGTTAAAAATTTCTAGCCAAATAATGAGCGAGCATACCTCTGAGTCGTTAGCTGTCACTAGAGAGTTGATAAAGAAGTCTAAAGCTATCTTTGAGTCCGATGTTTATGTCGCTTGCACCGGCTTAGTAAAAGAAGGCGGCTCTGAAACCATAGAGAAGCCTGTCGGCACGTTTTTTTACTGTATCGATTATAAAGATCAGATTTATGACTTTCATTGCTTTTGTGAGGGTTCGCCAGATGAGAAGCTGAGTAATTTAAGTGCTCGTATTTGTAAGAGTATTATCGAGGTTGTGGCAGGGTGA
- a CDS encoding alpha/beta fold hydrolase, with product MTTETLTLVNTKDGEKIAVWKVTAHKNPKPINNTVVKGQNVFLTHGTFSNKKVCLRIAEYLAEIGHDCYIMEWRGHGDSSIPKHKFNFETIATYDYEATFRYLFEELELDNLHCVTHSGGGVCLAMFLVQNVHYIDKLNSITTFACQAYGAISSPKSHARIVATKLFNRLLGYIPAKKLNMGPVNESYYTMRQWYDWNLNKDFKSSFIHKNDMTQEGIKQDTLYQHSLYQHTLNKNNSCSNKTNKKPKTSSPNDKEYIDYRQYMSKITTSIYAISAKGDNFISPTNGCQLFFANFTNPTNIFHEYSKANGNLEDYDHTRILVSRNAATEIWPTVANWIAAHIVSSV from the coding sequence ATGACTACAGAAACCTTGACCCTAGTAAACACTAAAGATGGTGAGAAAATTGCAGTATGGAAAGTCACAGCTCATAAAAACCCTAAACCTATTAATAATACGGTGGTTAAAGGACAAAACGTCTTCTTGACCCACGGGACTTTCTCCAACAAAAAAGTCTGTTTGAGAATCGCAGAGTATTTGGCTGAAATAGGTCATGACTGCTATATCATGGAATGGCGCGGGCATGGCGATAGCTCGATACCAAAGCATAAATTTAACTTCGAAACCATCGCTACTTACGATTATGAAGCTACTTTTCGTTACCTCTTTGAGGAGTTAGAGCTGGATAATCTACACTGCGTAACTCATAGTGGCGGCGGGGTGTGCTTAGCGATGTTTTTGGTGCAGAATGTGCACTATATCGACAAATTAAACAGTATCACCACCTTTGCTTGCCAAGCATACGGAGCGATATCAAGCCCTAAAAGCCACGCTAGAATTGTCGCCACCAAACTATTCAATCGACTTTTAGGTTATATTCCTGCAAAAAAGCTTAACATGGGCCCGGTCAATGAAAGCTACTACACTATGCGCCAATGGTACGACTGGAACCTAAATAAAGACTTTAAAAGTAGTTTTATCCATAAAAACGACATGACTCAAGAGGGTATTAAACAAGATACTCTTTATCAGCATTCTCTTTATCAACATACTTTGAATAAAAACAATTCCTGTAGCAACAAAACTAATAAAAAACCTAAAACTTCAAGCCCTAATGATAAGGAGTATATTGACTATCGCCAATATATGTCCAAAATTACTACGTCCATTTATGCTATCAGCGCTAAAGGTGATAACTTCATTTCCCCTACCAATGGTTGCCAGCTATTTTTCGCTAACTTTACTAACCCTACCAATATCTTTCATGAGTACTCAAAAGCGAATGGAAATTTAGAAGATTACGATCATACTCGTATTTTGGTAAGTCGTAATGCTGCGACCGAGATTTGGCCAACAGTCGCTAATTGGATCGCAGCACATATAGTGAGTTCAGTATAA
- the nfuA gene encoding Fe-S biogenesis protein NfuA, whose amino-acid sequence MSEQNPTANQPTEFESALDTEQTEVKSNITITEAAQGYLAELLSKQDTAGIGVRIFVEHPGTPRAECCMAYNQPGEEDNADVKFSYEDFDAFIDAASVPYLEDAVIDYNKDRFGGQLTFRAPNSKVPKVGADASIEERINYVLQAEINPSLAAHGGMVDLLELIEEDGVGITAVLKFGGGCQGCSAVEMTLRQGVEVQLKQQIPELTQVIDDTDHTYAANAYYK is encoded by the coding sequence ATGAGTGAACAGAACCCAACTGCTAACCAGCCTACCGAATTTGAATCAGCGCTGGATACCGAGCAGACTGAAGTTAAAAGCAATATTACTATCACTGAAGCCGCTCAAGGTTACTTAGCTGAGTTGTTATCTAAGCAAGATACCGCTGGTATTGGTGTGCGTATTTTTGTTGAGCACCCAGGTACGCCGCGTGCAGAGTGCTGCATGGCATATAACCAACCGGGTGAAGAAGATAACGCTGATGTAAAATTCAGCTATGAGGATTTTGATGCGTTTATCGATGCCGCTTCTGTGCCTTATTTAGAAGATGCGGTTATCGATTATAATAAGGATCGTTTCGGGGGTCAGTTAACCTTCCGTGCGCCGAACTCAAAAGTGCCCAAAGTGGGCGCTGATGCTAGTATTGAAGAGCGTATCAACTATGTATTGCAGGCTGAGATTAACCCAAGCCTAGCGGCTCATGGCGGTATGGTAGATTTGCTTGAGCTTATCGAAGAAGATGGTGTAGGTATCACCGCCGTATTGAAGTTCGGCGGTGGTTGTCAAGGCTGCTCAGCGGTAGAGATGACGCTGCGTCAAGGCGTTGAAGTACAGCTTAAGCAGCAAATTCCAGAGCTCACGCAAGTTATTGATGACACTGACCATACTTATGCGGCAAACGCTTATTATAAGTAA
- a CDS encoding bifunctional nicotinamide-nucleotide adenylyltransferase/Nudix hydroxylase, which translates to MSAEQTKNNIDELNAKPYKYLVFIGRFQPFHFGHKAVIDKALECAENVIMLIGSANLPRSLRNPFSVAERTAMIKGAFSDQQAARIHCVGLDDALYNDTRWLKYVQAGVKSVTHDLNANIGLIGHSKDNSSYYLSLFPNWKSLSVPSYKNLSSTPIRDSYLMGATPTPERTPESTREVLNEFKQTADYQRLHEEAGFIDKYKKQWESAPYPPTFMTADALVVQSGHILLVERRSMPGRGLWALPGGFINPKETLFDACIRELREETRLKVPEPVLRGSFHSQHTFDDPYRSARGRTITQAFYLQLKNDAKGLPKVKGSDDAARAFWLPLAELDAKMMFEDHYAIITKMVGL; encoded by the coding sequence ATGAGTGCCGAACAAACTAAAAATAATATAGATGAGTTAAACGCTAAGCCTTATAAGTATCTGGTATTTATCGGGCGTTTTCAGCCATTCCATTTTGGTCATAAGGCGGTTATTGATAAAGCCTTAGAATGTGCAGAAAACGTGATTATGCTTATCGGCTCTGCTAACTTGCCGCGCAGTTTACGCAATCCTTTTTCAGTCGCTGAACGTACTGCCATGATCAAAGGGGCCTTTTCAGATCAACAAGCGGCTCGCATCCACTGCGTTGGTCTCGATGATGCTCTGTATAACGATACACGCTGGCTAAAATACGTCCAAGCTGGGGTCAAGTCCGTAACCCATGACTTAAATGCTAATATCGGTTTGATTGGTCATTCAAAAGACAACTCCTCTTATTATTTATCTTTATTTCCCAATTGGAAATCACTGTCAGTACCCAGCTATAAAAACTTATCGTCAACCCCCATTCGTGACAGTTATCTCATGGGCGCTACCCCAACGCCTGAGCGTACGCCAGAATCGACCCGTGAAGTATTGAATGAATTTAAGCAAACCGCTGATTATCAGCGCTTGCATGAAGAAGCGGGCTTTATCGATAAATATAAGAAGCAATGGGAGTCTGCGCCTTATCCGCCAACCTTTATGACCGCTGATGCGCTGGTAGTGCAGTCAGGGCATATCTTACTGGTCGAGCGCCGGAGTATGCCGGGACGTGGACTCTGGGCGTTGCCGGGTGGTTTTATTAATCCCAAAGAAACCTTGTTCGATGCCTGTATCCGTGAGCTACGTGAAGAAACCCGTCTTAAAGTACCAGAACCCGTATTACGTGGCTCCTTTCATAGTCAGCATACCTTTGATGATCCCTACCGCTCGGCGCGTGGACGCACCATTACCCAAGCCTTTTATTTGCAATTAAAGAACGATGCTAAAGGTTTGCCAAAAGTGAAAGGTAGTGACGATGCTGCTCGAGCCTTTTGGTTACCGCTGGCTGAGCTTGATGCCAAGATGATGTTTGAAGACCATTATGCGATTATTACCAAGATGGTTGGATTGTAA
- a CDS encoding adenosine kinase, whose amino-acid sequence MYDVMAIGNALVDHEYVLIDAALEDTGLVKGQMTLAGLEEQKELLAFLDLADIEPSKQAGGGSAANAMFTFASLGGKPFYACRVGDDEPGQFYLQDLNQAGVATSKKSIHAGGVTGSCVVAVTNDGERTMQTYLGTSSDITEDNVDFEALTQADWLYIEGYLAMSESIQPAMTKLRQQAGIHGAKIAVSFADPAVVKFAKDGLLNMLGNKVAVIFCNSEEAKLFTDKKQIKASARALLDYCQIAVVTDSANNTIIAQQPDDENGEIIFHEVPTPTVTNVVDTNGAGDNYSGAFLYALSQQYSLPECGRLAGEIASQVVQQFGPRLEPQEYQDIARRVLTV is encoded by the coding sequence ATGTACGATGTAATGGCGATAGGTAATGCATTGGTAGATCATGAATATGTGCTGATTGATGCCGCCTTAGAAGATACCGGTTTAGTCAAAGGTCAGATGACGCTGGCAGGGCTTGAAGAACAAAAAGAGCTGCTTGCCTTTCTTGATTTGGCTGATATTGAACCTTCAAAACAAGCAGGTGGCGGCTCAGCAGCTAATGCGATGTTTACTTTTGCTAGTTTGGGCGGCAAACCCTTTTATGCGTGCCGAGTTGGAGATGACGAGCCTGGCCAATTCTACCTGCAAGACTTAAACCAAGCAGGCGTTGCTACCTCCAAAAAGTCTATCCATGCTGGCGGGGTAACGGGGTCCTGTGTGGTCGCTGTCACCAACGATGGCGAGCGCACTATGCAAACCTATCTTGGTACCTCAAGCGATATCACCGAAGATAACGTCGATTTTGAGGCATTAACCCAAGCCGACTGGTTATATATCGAGGGTTATTTGGCCATGTCTGAAAGTATTCAGCCAGCGATGACCAAACTGCGCCAACAAGCAGGAATTCATGGTGCCAAAATTGCGGTAAGTTTCGCCGATCCGGCGGTAGTAAAGTTCGCTAAAGACGGTTTACTTAATATGCTGGGCAATAAAGTAGCGGTGATATTTTGTAATAGTGAAGAGGCCAAGCTATTTACCGATAAAAAACAAATAAAAGCTTCAGCACGTGCTTTGTTAGATTATTGTCAAATTGCCGTAGTAACCGATAGCGCTAATAATACTATTATTGCGCAGCAGCCTGATGACGAGAATGGCGAGATTATATTTCATGAAGTACCCACCCCTACAGTCACCAATGTCGTCGACACCAATGGTGCAGGCGACAACTATTCTGGCGCTTTTTTATACGCATTATCGCAGCAGTATAGCTTACCGGAGTGTGGCCGGTTGGCTGGCGAAATCGCCTCTCAAGTGGTGCAGCAATTCGGTCCACGCCTAGAGCCACAAGAGTACCAAGATATCGCTCGCCGGGTACTGACCGTTTAG
- a CDS encoding glutathione S-transferase family protein codes for MKLYVIPGTCAVVPHTALEWADADYELELLDHDSVKSEAYLRINPQGAVPSIVDGATIITQNIATQVYIDACYPDAHIFGKNDSPAEKGQLMHWLAFLNADLHKAFAPLFGPEGFIEDESAQQQLKAKAKENIAHLLRLPNEQLGKQDYLTGSKTTADIYLYITLTWAKKFEIDLSKYNNLNGFIKRIEADEGLTAVIEQQGLEKIESL; via the coding sequence ATGAAGTTATACGTGATTCCAGGTACCTGTGCAGTGGTTCCGCATACCGCTCTTGAGTGGGCCGACGCAGATTATGAGCTGGAGCTTTTAGATCATGACTCTGTCAAGTCAGAAGCCTACTTACGTATCAATCCGCAAGGTGCAGTACCATCGATAGTAGATGGCGCTACGATTATCACCCAAAACATTGCTACTCAGGTTTATATTGATGCCTGCTATCCTGATGCTCATATTTTTGGTAAAAACGACTCTCCTGCCGAAAAAGGTCAGCTGATGCATTGGTTAGCTTTCTTGAACGCAGATCTGCATAAAGCATTTGCCCCGCTCTTCGGTCCTGAGGGCTTTATTGAAGATGAGTCTGCACAGCAGCAGTTAAAAGCTAAGGCGAAAGAAAATATTGCGCACCTGCTAAGATTGCCAAACGAGCAACTGGGCAAGCAAGATTATCTAACGGGCAGCAAAACCACAGCCGATATCTATCTTTATATCACCTTAACATGGGCGAAGAAGTTTGAGATTGATCTGTCTAAATATAATAATCTAAACGGCTTTATCAAGCGTATTGAAGCTGACGAAGGGTTGACAGCCGTTATTGAGCAGCAAGGTTTAGAGAAGATTGAATCGCTGTAG
- a CDS encoding SGNH/GDSL hydrolase family protein: MVTATNKKTTEQTTLGFKAAATPKVAAIAKDVLLAPIYLYQGHKVKRDTVRLPEPEGERHGSVKLNVTEAANDNLPTFQLMIVGDSSAAGVGSDTQTDALAGKLIPALQQQPAIDSSFAQLDWSLQATTGHTSFDILRRLYVLPTPNEAIDVMILSLGVNDTTANVATETWQQQLEEIIAVAKRKFKVKTLIFSSLPPMAKMPALPSPLNGFIGAKATKLDDILQQVCSEHDGVYYMAADFARMAEEHSNGEPIDGTVMFARDGFHPSSITYGYWALQLSDLIAQLLTNTNNNLSN, translated from the coding sequence ATGGTAACGGCTACTAATAAAAAAACTACAGAACAAACCACTCTTGGCTTTAAAGCAGCAGCAACCCCCAAAGTAGCAGCTATAGCCAAGGATGTGCTCCTAGCTCCCATTTATCTGTACCAAGGGCACAAAGTAAAGCGCGATACCGTACGTTTACCAGAACCTGAAGGCGAGCGTCATGGCAGCGTCAAGCTAAACGTAACCGAGGCTGCAAATGATAATCTGCCAACCTTCCAGCTTATGATTGTTGGTGATTCATCGGCAGCGGGCGTTGGTAGTGACACGCAAACCGATGCATTGGCAGGTAAATTGATTCCGGCATTACAGCAGCAGCCCGCCATCGATTCAAGCTTTGCTCAGCTGGACTGGTCACTGCAAGCGACGACCGGCCATACCAGCTTTGATATTTTGCGTAGGCTTTATGTATTGCCCACGCCCAATGAAGCTATTGATGTGATGATACTCAGTCTTGGGGTAAATGACACTACTGCTAACGTCGCTACCGAGACTTGGCAACAACAGCTTGAGGAGATTATTGCCGTAGCCAAGCGCAAATTTAAGGTCAAGACTCTGATATTTTCCAGCCTGCCCCCAATGGCAAAAATGCCCGCTTTGCCCTCACCGCTAAACGGCTTTATCGGTGCCAAAGCCACGAAGCTTGATGATATATTGCAGCAAGTTTGTAGCGAACATGACGGCGTATACTATATGGCAGCTGACTTTGCACGTATGGCCGAAGAGCATAGCAATGGCGAGCCTATAGATGGCACCGTTATGTTTGCTCGTGATGGCTTTCACCCCAGCTCTATTACCTACGGCTACTGGGCACTGCAATTAAGCGATCTGATCGCTCAGTTACTTACTAATACCAATAATAATTTATCGAATTAA